One stretch of Sinomonas terrae DNA includes these proteins:
- the acs gene encoding acetate--CoA ligase translates to MSQQTVNGDAFENLLHEERRFPPTPEFAAAANVHEDIYATAAEDRVGFWAEQARKYLTWSKDFDQALDWSEAPFAKWFVGGEVNAAYNALDRHVEAGLGDRVAIYFEGEPGDTETITYADLTERVKKAANAFESLGVRKGDRVAVYLPMIPEAVVTMLACARIGAVHSVVFGGFSADALRSRIDDAEAKLVVTADGTYRRGKPSSLKPAVDDALAEPGHTVEHVVVVRRNGQDVAWTQGRDLHWHEVMEAASAEHTAVGHDSEHPLYILYTSGTTGKPKGILHTTGGYLTQCAFTHSAVFDLKPETDVYWCTADIGWVTGHSYVVYGPLVNGATQVMYEGTPDSPHQGRWWELVEKYKVSVLYTAPTAIRTMMKWGRDIPDKYDLSSIRVLGSVGEPINPEAWMWYREVIGGGKAPIVDTWWQTETGAIMVAPLPGVTATKPGSAQVPLPGIAVDVVDENGKPVPNGHGGFLVVREPWPSMLRTIWGDPERFKDTYWSRFEGVYFAGDGAKKDDDGDIWLLGRVDDVMNVSGHRLSTTEIESALVSHEWVAEAAVVGAVDETTGQAVVAFVILRGEVEIPEGDDPSAVLRAHVGKEIGPIAKPKHILVVPELPKTRSGKIMRRLLKDVAEGRDPGDATTLADPSVMQQIAADLRK, encoded by the coding sequence ATGTCCCAGCAAACCGTCAACGGTGACGCTTTCGAGAACCTGCTCCACGAGGAGCGCCGTTTCCCACCCACGCCCGAGTTCGCGGCTGCTGCGAACGTGCACGAGGACATCTACGCCACCGCGGCGGAGGATCGGGTCGGCTTCTGGGCCGAGCAGGCGAGGAAGTACCTGACGTGGTCGAAGGACTTCGATCAGGCACTGGACTGGTCTGAGGCGCCCTTCGCGAAGTGGTTCGTGGGCGGCGAGGTCAACGCGGCCTACAACGCCCTCGACCGGCACGTGGAGGCGGGGCTCGGGGACCGGGTCGCGATCTACTTCGAGGGCGAGCCCGGGGACACCGAGACGATCACGTACGCGGACCTCACCGAGCGGGTGAAGAAGGCGGCGAACGCGTTCGAGTCGCTCGGGGTGCGCAAGGGCGACCGGGTCGCGGTGTACCTGCCGATGATTCCCGAGGCGGTCGTGACGATGCTCGCGTGCGCCCGCATCGGTGCGGTCCACTCGGTCGTGTTCGGCGGGTTCTCGGCCGACGCGCTCCGGTCGCGGATCGACGACGCCGAAGCCAAGCTCGTCGTCACCGCCGACGGCACGTACCGGCGCGGCAAGCCCTCCTCGCTCAAGCCCGCCGTGGACGACGCCCTCGCCGAGCCCGGGCACACGGTCGAGCACGTCGTCGTCGTCCGCCGCAACGGCCAGGACGTCGCCTGGACGCAAGGGCGCGACCTGCACTGGCACGAGGTCATGGAGGCCGCATCAGCCGAGCACACCGCCGTCGGCCACGACTCCGAGCACCCGCTGTACATCCTCTACACCTCGGGCACCACGGGGAAGCCCAAGGGCATCCTCCACACGACCGGCGGCTACCTCACCCAGTGCGCTTTCACCCACTCGGCCGTGTTCGACCTCAAGCCCGAGACCGACGTCTACTGGTGCACCGCGGACATCGGGTGGGTCACAGGGCATTCGTACGTCGTGTACGGGCCGCTCGTGAACGGCGCGACCCAGGTGATGTACGAGGGCACCCCCGATTCGCCGCACCAGGGCCGCTGGTGGGAGCTCGTCGAGAAGTACAAGGTCTCGGTCCTCTACACCGCCCCCACCGCGATCCGCACCATGATGAAGTGGGGCCGGGACATCCCGGACAAGTACGACCTCTCCAGCATCCGCGTCCTCGGCTCGGTCGGCGAGCCCATCAACCCCGAGGCGTGGATGTGGTACCGCGAGGTCATCGGCGGCGGGAAGGCCCCGATCGTGGACACATGGTGGCAGACCGAGACCGGGGCGATCATGGTCGCCCCGCTGCCGGGGGTCACCGCGACCAAGCCGGGCTCGGCGCAGGTCCCGCTGCCCGGGATCGCGGTGGACGTCGTGGACGAGAACGGCAAGCCGGTCCCGAACGGGCACGGCGGCTTCCTCGTGGTCCGCGAGCCCTGGCCGTCCATGCTGCGCACCATCTGGGGAGACCCCGAGCGGTTCAAGGACACCTACTGGTCCCGGTTCGAGGGCGTGTACTTCGCGGGCGACGGGGCGAAGAAGGACGACGACGGCGATATCTGGCTCCTCGGGCGGGTCGACGACGTCATGAACGTCTCCGGCCACCGCCTCTCCACCACCGAGATCGAATCGGCCCTCGTCTCGCACGAGTGGGTGGCGGAGGCCGCCGTCGTGGGCGCCGTCGACGAGACCACCGGCCAGGCCGTCGTCGCCTTCGTGATCCTGCGTGGCGAGGTCGAGATCCCGGAAGGCGACGACCCCTCCGCGGTACTGCGCGCGCACGTAGGCAAGGAGATCGGACCGATCGCCAAGCCCAAGCACATCCTCGTCGTCCCCGAGCTGCCCAAGACCCGCTCGGGCAAGATCATGCGGCGCCTCCTCAAGGACGTCGCCGAGGGACGCGACCCCGGCGACGCGACCACCCTCGCAGACCCGAGCGTCATGCAGCAGATCGCGGCGGACCTGCGAAAGTAG
- the nth gene encoding endonuclease III, with translation MRRRLTADESPLALKRRARKIDRILADFYPYAHAELDFRNPFELLVATVLSAQTTDVRVNQVTPTLFARYPDARRLSEADLADIEEIIKPTGFFRAKARSVHVLSQKIVDDFDGVVPGRLEDLVTLPGVGRKTANVVLGNAFGVPGISVDTHFGRLAKRFGWTESDDPVKVEQDVMQLFPPRDWTMVSHRVIFHGRRVCHSRRPACGACPVAALCPSFGVGETDPEKARKLLKYELAPGQETLRDEMVANVHRAAEIRMREQGHPVAGLADPEPGGTQ, from the coding sequence GTGCGGCGCCGGCTCACCGCCGACGAATCACCGCTTGCGCTCAAACGGCGCGCCCGGAAGATCGATCGGATCCTCGCGGACTTCTACCCCTACGCGCATGCGGAACTCGACTTCCGCAATCCGTTCGAGCTGCTCGTCGCGACGGTGCTCTCAGCGCAGACCACAGACGTGCGGGTCAACCAGGTCACCCCGACCCTGTTCGCTCGCTACCCCGATGCGCGACGGCTGAGTGAGGCCGACCTCGCTGATATCGAGGAGATCATCAAGCCGACTGGCTTCTTCCGCGCAAAAGCGCGAAGCGTGCACGTGCTTTCGCAGAAGATCGTCGACGACTTCGACGGCGTCGTCCCGGGTCGGCTCGAAGATCTCGTGACGTTGCCCGGCGTCGGCCGGAAGACCGCGAACGTGGTGCTCGGCAACGCCTTCGGCGTCCCGGGGATCAGCGTGGATACTCACTTCGGCCGGCTGGCGAAGCGGTTCGGCTGGACGGAGTCCGACGATCCGGTCAAGGTCGAGCAGGACGTCATGCAGCTCTTCCCGCCTCGCGACTGGACGATGGTCTCCCATCGCGTGATCTTCCACGGCCGCCGCGTGTGCCATTCCCGCCGCCCGGCCTGCGGCGCCTGCCCGGTCGCTGCCTTGTGCCCGTCCTTCGGTGTTGGCGAGACGGATCCCGAGAAGGCCCGCAAGCTCCTGAAATACGAACTCGCGCCGGGCCAGGAGACGCTGCGCGACGAGATGGTCGCCAACGTCCACCGGGCTGCCGAGATCCGGATGCGCGAGCAGGGACATCCCGTCGCAGGGCTCGCCGACCCGGAGCCGGGCGGGACGCAGTGA
- a CDS encoding NUDIX hydrolase — protein MSARAELEALAAGIREGKVDPFDPRWHPKVAGQKAREAAVLVLFGKLDTVPAASEKPLAPADLDVLLLERSPTLGSHPGQVAFPGGSRDPGDASIVDCALREAVEETGLDPTGVDVLAELPALGLGVSGFLVTPVLAWWASPSPVAVVDFAESAQVFRTPVRDLLDPANRVMGVLRRRGAIFSSPAFLVNGVLVWGFTAMVLDALLNGLGWAVEWDRDRKHYIAV, from the coding sequence GTGAGCGCGAGGGCCGAGCTCGAGGCCCTCGCCGCCGGGATCCGAGAGGGGAAGGTCGATCCGTTCGACCCGCGGTGGCACCCCAAGGTCGCGGGGCAGAAGGCACGCGAGGCGGCTGTCCTCGTGCTGTTCGGCAAGCTCGACACGGTTCCGGCCGCCTCGGAGAAGCCCCTCGCTCCCGCCGACCTCGACGTCCTCCTGCTCGAGCGCTCCCCGACTCTCGGTTCGCATCCCGGTCAAGTCGCGTTTCCAGGCGGCAGCCGCGATCCCGGGGACGCGAGCATTGTCGACTGCGCGCTGCGGGAGGCCGTCGAGGAGACGGGGTTGGATCCTACGGGAGTCGACGTGTTGGCTGAGCTCCCCGCCCTCGGCCTCGGGGTGAGTGGCTTCCTCGTGACGCCGGTGCTCGCTTGGTGGGCGTCGCCGTCGCCCGTCGCCGTCGTTGACTTCGCCGAGTCGGCGCAGGTGTTCCGCACCCCGGTCCGCGACCTCCTCGATCCCGCCAACCGGGTCATGGGGGTGCTGCGGCGCCGCGGCGCGATCTTCTCGAGCCCCGCCTTCCTCGTCAACGGCGTCCTCGTCTGGGGCTTCACCGCAATGGTGCTCGACGCGCTCCTCAATGGCCTCGGCTGGGCGGTCGAATGGGATCGGGACCGGAAGCACTACATCGCGGTGTGA
- a CDS encoding bifunctional 3'-5' exonuclease/DNA polymerase: MYEILAPSPDGQIVLRTLDSSGLRAGPDTTVPRSDLPGLVARLEASQRPRWVWRTAADWYPRLLASGVTLRRCHDLMLCATLLTNSAYTGAYATSFTSSDDLIEQPGSLPPAAPPQGQGSLFEEEPVHGPSADELERELAAQLRSIADSAHPGRLRLLCAADSAGALVAAEMQAAGIPWDVETHERLLADQLGPRPRGFERPGRLEDKANELRTQLGAPGLNPDSPQELMRALHRAGIEARTTRAWELREFGHAAIPPLLEYKKMARLFAANGWAWLDAWVRDGRFRPEYVVAGVVTGRWASRGGGALQIPKQVRSAVRARPGHKLVVADASQLEPRVLAALARDDAMAAAARDADLYAGIAAAGFGGDRAKAKVALLGAIYGATTGESGRLMPQLTRLYPRAVAFVEQAARDGERGLTVTTHLGRSSPAPSERWQRLQRSTSAEEQRRADAAARDRGRFTRNFVVQGTAAEWAECWIAELRQQLRRLAALGVKGELVYFLHDEVMIHAEEEAAAACADAVQEAATAAKRLLFGDAPVQFPVSIAVVDSYDQAK; the protein is encoded by the coding sequence GTGTACGAGATCCTGGCCCCCTCCCCCGACGGCCAGATCGTGCTCAGGACACTCGACTCATCAGGGCTGAGAGCCGGACCCGACACCACCGTCCCCCGCTCTGACCTGCCGGGCCTCGTGGCCCGCCTCGAGGCTTCCCAACGACCCCGCTGGGTCTGGCGGACGGCGGCCGACTGGTACCCCCGCCTGCTGGCCTCAGGAGTGACGCTTCGCCGATGCCACGACCTGATGCTTTGCGCCACCCTTCTCACTAATTCCGCCTACACCGGCGCCTATGCGACCTCCTTCACAAGCTCCGATGACCTCATCGAGCAGCCGGGAAGCCTCCCACCAGCCGCTCCGCCGCAAGGCCAGGGCTCGCTCTTCGAGGAGGAGCCCGTTCACGGGCCGAGCGCCGACGAACTCGAGCGCGAACTCGCTGCGCAGCTTCGATCCATCGCCGATTCCGCCCATCCGGGCAGGCTGCGTCTCCTGTGCGCCGCGGACTCGGCAGGCGCGCTGGTCGCCGCGGAGATGCAGGCTGCCGGCATCCCTTGGGACGTCGAAACCCACGAACGGCTCCTCGCCGACCAGCTCGGGCCGCGTCCTCGGGGCTTCGAACGACCCGGCCGCCTCGAGGACAAGGCCAACGAACTGCGCACCCAGCTCGGAGCTCCGGGCCTGAACCCCGACTCGCCTCAAGAGCTCATGCGGGCCCTGCACCGAGCGGGCATCGAGGCGCGCACCACTCGGGCGTGGGAGCTGCGGGAGTTCGGGCACGCGGCAATCCCGCCGCTCCTTGAATACAAGAAGATGGCGCGGCTGTTCGCGGCCAACGGATGGGCGTGGCTCGACGCATGGGTCCGCGACGGCCGGTTCCGGCCCGAATACGTCGTGGCGGGCGTGGTCACCGGGCGCTGGGCATCAAGGGGTGGAGGCGCGCTCCAGATTCCCAAGCAGGTCCGCTCGGCTGTCCGTGCCCGCCCGGGCCACAAGCTCGTCGTGGCCGATGCGTCGCAGCTCGAACCCCGTGTACTGGCGGCGCTCGCGCGAGACGATGCCATGGCCGCCGCGGCCCGGGACGCGGACCTCTACGCGGGCATCGCGGCCGCCGGCTTCGGCGGCGACCGAGCGAAGGCAAAGGTTGCACTTCTGGGGGCGATCTACGGCGCGACGACGGGCGAATCCGGCCGCCTCATGCCCCAGCTCACGCGCCTGTACCCGCGCGCCGTCGCGTTCGTCGAGCAGGCGGCGCGCGACGGCGAACGCGGCTTGACCGTGACAACTCACCTCGGCAGGAGCTCCCCAGCCCCCTCGGAGCGCTGGCAGAGACTCCAGCGCTCAACCTCAGCCGAAGAGCAGCGACGGGCTGACGCCGCCGCACGCGACCGGGGCCGCTTCACGCGTAACTTTGTGGTCCAGGGGACGGCGGCGGAGTGGGCGGAGTGCTGGATTGCCGAGCTCCGCCAGCAGTTGCGCCGCCTCGCGGCCCTCGGCGTGAAGGGCGAACTCGTGTACTTCCTCCACGACGAGGTCATGATCCATGCCGAGGAGGAGGCCGCCGCCGCCTGCGCGGACGCCGTGCAGGAGGCGGCGACGGCGGCCAAGCGGCTCCTCTTCGGCGACGCGCCCGTGCAATTCCCGGTGAGCATCGCCGTCGTCGACTCCTACGATCAAGCAAAATAG
- the ssd gene encoding septum site-determining protein Ssd, whose translation MGMRQEMVEAEASGAGEGTVLCVTGDPLLLDECGRVAAVAGIALRAAPTLGEAMQGADDGVPLLLGADVGDGLPRNRPDTVLVGREHDRGRLWERAADLGVEHVAELPEASGWLVEFLGRRLSQANDGLVVGVIGGCGGAGASTTAVLLAVAASARGDSVLLVDGDRLGGGLELCLSEDRPSGLAWPDLAAASGRIHPPQLEAALPRAYGVPYVSWPASPGSATSVGPEAIGRVLEAGRSAFGSVVIDVGRGKEGIEDFGWASDRLLLVVPGRLRAAVAAAQLLHEIPPVPTGLVVRGRLGEGVDAERLAEAVGCPLAAHLPELRAIGMAAEEGRLPELARHRALRRAATSILEGLVPWPPRSSSSPGLPAPRHARVEGTR comes from the coding sequence ATGGGGATGAGACAGGAAATGGTCGAGGCCGAGGCCAGTGGGGCGGGCGAGGGAACCGTCCTCTGCGTTACCGGGGACCCGCTGCTTCTCGACGAGTGCGGCCGCGTCGCAGCCGTGGCCGGCATCGCGCTCCGAGCGGCCCCTACTCTGGGCGAGGCAATGCAAGGAGCCGACGACGGCGTGCCCCTCCTTCTCGGCGCGGACGTCGGGGACGGACTCCCGCGGAATCGGCCCGACACGGTTCTTGTCGGCAGGGAACATGACCGGGGGCGTCTGTGGGAGCGAGCGGCCGATTTGGGGGTAGAACACGTCGCCGAACTGCCCGAGGCGAGCGGCTGGCTCGTTGAATTTCTGGGACGGCGGCTGTCCCAGGCGAACGACGGACTTGTCGTGGGGGTCATCGGCGGCTGCGGAGGCGCCGGCGCGAGTACGACGGCGGTGCTTCTCGCCGTGGCGGCGAGCGCTCGCGGCGACTCCGTGCTCCTCGTCGACGGCGATCGTCTCGGCGGCGGCTTGGAGCTGTGCCTGTCAGAGGACCGCCCCTCGGGGCTGGCATGGCCCGACCTTGCCGCCGCAAGCGGTCGCATTCACCCTCCCCAGCTCGAGGCCGCCCTCCCTCGCGCCTACGGCGTTCCCTACGTGTCGTGGCCAGCTTCGCCCGGATCAGCCACCTCCGTGGGCCCGGAGGCCATCGGGAGAGTGCTCGAGGCGGGGAGAAGCGCCTTCGGTTCCGTGGTGATCGATGTCGGGAGGGGCAAAGAAGGAATCGAGGACTTTGGCTGGGCCAGCGATCGGCTCCTCCTCGTCGTTCCAGGCCGGCTCCGCGCGGCCGTGGCAGCAGCCCAGCTCCTGCACGAGATTCCGCCCGTTCCAACCGGTCTCGTGGTGCGGGGGCGCCTCGGCGAGGGTGTCGATGCCGAACGACTCGCCGAGGCCGTTGGCTGCCCGCTCGCGGCCCACCTGCCGGAGCTCAGGGCAATAGGGATGGCGGCCGAGGAGGGCCGTCTCCCTGAACTCGCCCGTCATCGCGCGCTGCGCCGAGCGGCCACGTCGATCCTCGAAGGACTGGTCCCTTGGCCGCCCAGGTCCTCATCGAGTCCCGGCCTTCCGGCGCCACGTCACGCGCGAGTTGAGGGCACTCGATGA
- a CDS encoding TadA family conjugal transfer-associated ATPase has translation MSAVPIVDSKLLDEVRERVLAVPGPVTPARIAAAVHESGRLLGTAGTLAAVELISAELSGLGPLQKLAKDPAVTDILVNGPDDVWLDRGRGLEPAPVSFPSEEAVRALAVRLVASGGRRLDDSSPCVDVRIAGGYRVHAVLPPISTGTTLLSVRIRRHQAFDLPELEHAGTILPEQRSVLESMATSGLSYLVSGGTGTGKTTLLSTLLGLAAPTERIVLVEDASELNPEHPHVVGLEARHGNVEGSGKVDLAELVRQALRMRPDRLVVGECRGSEVRELLAALNTGHSGAGTVHANSAEAVAARLVALGALAGLSSEAMTLQAANALSVVLHLERRDGQRRLATIAAVSENAGRLVVAPALTRAPEADRLAEGPGWDLLCSRLAGAPEARP, from the coding sequence ATGAGCGCCGTCCCCATCGTCGACTCGAAGCTTCTGGATGAGGTGCGAGAGCGGGTCCTTGCTGTGCCTGGGCCGGTGACACCTGCCCGCATCGCGGCGGCTGTCCACGAGAGCGGCCGGTTGCTGGGCACAGCAGGCACGCTTGCTGCCGTGGAACTCATATCCGCTGAGCTGAGCGGGCTCGGGCCCCTTCAGAAGCTTGCCAAGGATCCCGCCGTCACCGACATTCTCGTGAATGGACCCGACGATGTCTGGCTCGACCGGGGACGCGGGCTTGAGCCTGCTCCTGTCAGCTTTCCATCTGAGGAGGCAGTGCGCGCGCTCGCGGTGCGCTTGGTCGCATCGGGCGGTCGGAGGCTGGACGACAGCTCGCCGTGTGTGGATGTGCGCATCGCGGGCGGGTATCGGGTGCATGCTGTTCTCCCCCCGATCTCTACTGGGACGACTCTCCTGTCCGTTCGGATCCGTCGGCATCAGGCCTTCGATCTACCGGAGCTCGAGCATGCCGGAACGATCCTCCCGGAGCAGCGGTCCGTCCTCGAATCTATGGCCACCAGTGGACTGAGCTACCTTGTGAGCGGCGGTACCGGAACCGGCAAGACCACGTTGTTGAGCACCTTGTTGGGGCTTGCGGCGCCTACCGAGCGGATCGTCCTGGTGGAAGATGCGTCCGAACTCAACCCGGAGCATCCGCACGTCGTGGGTCTTGAGGCCCGCCACGGGAATGTCGAGGGCAGTGGGAAGGTCGATCTCGCGGAGCTCGTCCGGCAGGCACTTCGGATGCGACCCGACCGCCTTGTGGTCGGCGAGTGCCGTGGATCTGAGGTGCGTGAACTGCTCGCTGCGCTCAATACAGGGCACAGCGGTGCCGGGACCGTTCATGCAAACTCGGCAGAGGCCGTCGCTGCTCGCCTCGTCGCACTCGGTGCCCTCGCCGGCCTCTCGTCCGAGGCGATGACGCTGCAGGCGGCAAATGCTCTCAGCGTGGTACTCCATCTTGAGCGCAGGGACGGCCAGAGGCGTCTTGCCACCATTGCAGCCGTTTCCGAGAATGCCGGAAGGCTCGTCGTTGCTCCCGCTCTCACGCGTGCTCCCGAAGCGGATCGACTGGCAGAGGGACCCGGCTGGGACCTCCTCTGCTCCCGGCTCGCCGGGGCGCCTGAGGCTAGACCATGA
- a CDS encoding type II secretion system F family protein: MLELVAAMLESGSSLHRALRIVTHAVGEGNGSAARAATALGLGVPWEDAWATASGDRLARELHEALDFAAASGAPSAELISARARMLRRERHRELERRAAALGVRLVVPLGVCSLPAFLCLGIVPVLLSMTP; encoded by the coding sequence GTGCTTGAGCTTGTCGCGGCGATGCTCGAGTCAGGGTCGTCGCTTCATCGGGCTTTGCGGATCGTCACCCACGCTGTGGGGGAGGGGAACGGGTCCGCCGCTCGCGCGGCCACCGCGCTCGGCCTCGGCGTTCCGTGGGAGGACGCTTGGGCCACTGCTTCGGGGGATCGCCTCGCGAGGGAACTCCATGAGGCTCTCGACTTTGCAGCGGCTTCGGGGGCTCCCTCTGCGGAGTTGATTTCGGCTCGTGCCCGGATGCTCCGACGTGAGAGGCATCGGGAGCTTGAGCGGCGAGCGGCTGCGCTCGGCGTGAGGCTCGTCGTTCCTCTCGGGGTCTGCTCCCTTCCCGCGTTCCTGTGCCTGGGCATCGTCCCGGTACTCCTTTCCATGACTCCATAA
- a CDS encoding DUF4244 domain-containing protein, with product MSRDEAAPRRETPPDEALRRPGTRGSEAGMATAEYAIATLAAVAFAGLLVVIMRSDEVRGFLLNIIRAALAIP from the coding sequence ATATCGCGAGATGAAGCAGCACCACGGAGGGAGACGCCACCAGATGAAGCACTGCGAAGGCCAGGAACGCGCGGGAGCGAAGCGGGAATGGCAACGGCCGAGTACGCCATCGCTACCCTGGCAGCCGTCGCCTTCGCCGGACTCCTCGTTGTCATCATGCGAAGCGACGAGGTCCGAGGCTTCCTGCTCAATATTATTCGAGCGGCCCTCGCCATTCCGTGA
- a CDS encoding TadE family type IV pilus minor pilin yields MGILVVVALLGVLLTALSAGIMQLQVEEAVRGAAREIARGESPETASAVAKRIAGDATVITIEVDRSTAKVSARQPIPGPLAVAGGIVAQATASVRLEAAS; encoded by the coding sequence GTGGGGATCCTGGTTGTCGTTGCCCTCCTAGGGGTGCTTCTAACGGCCCTCAGCGCGGGCATCATGCAATTGCAGGTCGAAGAGGCGGTGCGGGGTGCCGCGAGGGAGATTGCCCGAGGGGAATCACCTGAAACTGCCAGTGCCGTTGCCAAGCGGATAGCCGGTGATGCCACCGTCATCACGATCGAAGTGGACAGATCGACGGCCAAGGTCAGCGCGCGCCAGCCTATTCCGGGCCCACTCGCAGTTGCCGGCGGCATCGTTGCTCAGGCCACCGCGTCAGTCCGACTGGAGGCTGCCTCTTGA
- a CDS encoding Rv3654c family TadE-like protein, whose amino-acid sequence MTTAERCEKSSPPASARHRFAQSRSDRSHCVERADHLERPDRGAGTILALALALVAILGCSAAVLLSQSVIAGERAGRAADLAALAAADTERGLTSGATCATAEEVARRNAARLVSCEVEVPGAVVRVVVRGEDVVAGSQAEGRARAGRPP is encoded by the coding sequence ATGACGACCGCTGAACGGTGCGAGAAGTCCTCGCCCCCGGCCTCGGCGAGACATCGCTTCGCGCAATCTCGCTCTGATCGCAGCCATTGCGTTGAACGGGCTGATCACCTTGAACGGCCCGATCGCGGAGCAGGGACGATTCTGGCCTTGGCGCTGGCTCTGGTCGCAATTCTCGGCTGTTCCGCGGCGGTCCTGCTGTCCCAAAGCGTCATCGCGGGCGAACGTGCGGGGCGGGCGGCCGATCTCGCTGCGTTGGCCGCTGCAGATACGGAGCGAGGTCTCACAAGCGGCGCGACGTGCGCGACAGCCGAAGAGGTTGCTCGGCGCAACGCCGCCCGCCTGGTGTCGTGCGAGGTCGAGGTTCCCGGGGCCGTTGTCCGGGTGGTGGTTCGAGGGGAGGACGTTGTCGCCGGCAGCCAGGCCGAGGGACGAGCCCGCGCAGGCCGCCCGCCGTGA